In Mycobacterium sp. 050128, one genomic interval encodes:
- a CDS encoding putative holin yields the protein MIPLPRPWLLASAMLIGTAVGFLAGVASTVLVHTPMRSDVVIALVVGLPSLIGLLTILFSGRRWVTMLGAFILAIAPGWFGVLAAIEVTGG from the coding sequence GTGATACCGCTACCCCGGCCCTGGCTGCTGGCCAGCGCGATGCTGATCGGCACCGCGGTCGGCTTCCTGGCGGGGGTGGCGTCGACGGTGCTGGTCCACACTCCGATGCGGTCCGACGTCGTCATCGCACTGGTGGTCGGGCTGCCCAGCTTGATCGGGTTGCTGACGATCCTGTTCTCGGGGCGCCGGTGGGTCACGATGCTGGGCGCGTTCATTCTGGCCATCGCACCCGGCTGGTTCGGGGTACTCGCCGCCATCGAGGTGACCGGTGGCTGA
- a CDS encoding DUF779 domain-containing protein yields the protein MRAPATPAGVVITDAAADLLARLQDRHGPVMFHQSGGCCDGSSPMCYPRGDFLVGDRDVLLGVLDVGADGVAVWISGPQYAAWKHTQLVIDVVPGRGGGFSLEAPEGVRFLSRGRVFTDEEKAQLDTVPVITGAAYERGERPSIRGPVIDEAVPETCPPRSP from the coding sequence ATGCGCGCTCCGGCGACCCCAGCAGGTGTCGTCATCACCGATGCCGCCGCCGACCTGCTGGCTCGGTTGCAGGACCGTCACGGGCCGGTGATGTTTCACCAGTCCGGCGGCTGCTGTGACGGGTCGTCACCGATGTGCTACCCGCGCGGCGACTTCCTCGTCGGTGACCGCGACGTGCTGCTCGGCGTCCTCGACGTGGGAGCCGACGGCGTCGCGGTGTGGATCTCGGGTCCGCAGTACGCGGCCTGGAAACACACCCAGCTGGTCATCGACGTGGTGCCCGGCCGCGGCGGCGGATTCAGCCTGGAGGCACCCGAGGGGGTGCGGTTTCTCAGTCGCGGCCGGGTCTTCACCGACGAGGAGAAAGCCCAGCTAGACACCGTCCCGGTGATCACCGGCGCCGCGTATGAGCGGGGCGAGCGACCGTCGATTCGGGGCCCGGTGATTGACGAAGCCGTGCCGGAAACGTGCCCGCCTCGTAGTCCGTGA